The following proteins are co-located in the Streptococcus downei MFe28 genome:
- a CDS encoding cation-translocating P-type ATPase — translation MHKEQERLPYHVQTGEEVLKEVDSTKEGLSTSQAQSRLETYGKNELDEGEKRGIITKFIDQFKDLMIIILLVAAALSVITEGMGGLTDALIIVAVVILNAAFGVYQEGQAEAAIEALKDMSSPMARVRRDGHVTEIDSKELVPGDMVLLEAGDVVPADMRLLEAASLKIEEAALTGESVPVEKDLNVDVAEDAGIGDRLNMAYQNSNVTYGRGSGVVVNTGMYTEVGKIANMLANADETETPLKQSLTQLSKALTYLIVVIALITFLVGIFIRGEEPLNGLMVAVALAVAAIPEGLPAIVTIVLSMGTKTLAKRNSIVRKLPAVETLGSTEIIASDKTGTLTMNQMTVEKVYTNGQLQSSAADIAADNNTLRIMNFANDTKIDPQGKLIGDPTETALVQFGFDHNFDVCEVLQSEPRVAELPFDSDRKLMSTIHKEADNSYFVAVKGAPDQLLKRVTQIEENGQIRPITDVDKKAILATNKDLAKQALRVLMMAYKRTTDIPTLESEIVEADLIFSGLVGMIDPERPEAAHAVAVAKEAGIRPIMITGDHQDTAEAIAKRLGIIEEDGRSHVLTGAELNELSDDDFQKVFRKYSVYARVSPEHKVRIVKAWQNEGKVVAMTGDGVNDAPSLKTADIGIGMGITGTEVSKGASDMVLADDNFATIIVAVEEGRKVFSNIQKSIQYLLSANMAEVFTIFFATLFGWDVLQPVHLLWINLVTDTLPAIALGVEPAEPGVMSHKPRGRKSNFFDGGVFGAIIYQGLLQTALVIGIYGWALMFPEHTDSQMMHADALTMTFATLGLIQLLHAFNVKSVYQSIFKVRPFSNPTFNWAIPVAFLILMMTIVIPGFNKLFHVTHLDTAQWLAVIVASLLIVVLVEIVKAVQRALGQDKKAI, via the coding sequence ATGCACAAAGAACAAGAAAGACTTCCCTATCATGTTCAAACGGGAGAAGAAGTTCTCAAGGAAGTCGACAGCACAAAAGAGGGCCTGAGCACTAGCCAGGCGCAAAGTCGATTAGAGACTTACGGAAAGAACGAATTGGACGAAGGTGAAAAACGAGGCATTATTACCAAGTTTATTGACCAGTTTAAGGATTTGATGATTATTATCCTTTTGGTTGCTGCTGCCTTGTCGGTGATTACCGAAGGGATGGGTGGCCTGACTGATGCTTTGATCATCGTGGCTGTTGTCATTCTCAATGCCGCTTTTGGTGTTTATCAGGAGGGGCAGGCAGAAGCAGCGATTGAAGCCCTCAAAGATATGTCCAGTCCCATGGCCCGAGTCCGTCGAGATGGCCATGTGACCGAGATTGATTCTAAGGAATTAGTTCCAGGGGACATGGTTCTGCTAGAGGCTGGTGATGTGGTCCCTGCTGATATGCGACTGCTGGAAGCGGCCTCCCTCAAAATTGAAGAAGCAGCCCTGACAGGGGAATCCGTTCCAGTTGAAAAGGACCTGAATGTTGATGTAGCGGAAGATGCTGGAATTGGTGACCGCCTCAATATGGCCTACCAAAATTCCAATGTCACCTACGGACGTGGCTCTGGTGTTGTGGTCAACACGGGGATGTACACCGAAGTAGGTAAGATTGCTAATATGCTGGCCAATGCTGATGAGACTGAGACTCCTCTCAAACAGAGTCTGACTCAGCTTTCCAAGGCCTTAACCTACTTAATTGTCGTTATCGCCTTGATTACCTTCTTAGTTGGTATTTTCATCCGCGGTGAGGAACCTTTGAACGGACTCATGGTAGCTGTGGCCTTGGCTGTTGCAGCAATTCCAGAAGGACTGCCCGCTATCGTTACCATCGTCTTATCCATGGGAACTAAGACCTTGGCTAAACGTAATTCTATTGTGCGTAAACTACCAGCTGTTGAAACACTGGGTTCAACTGAAATTATTGCCTCAGATAAGACAGGTACCCTGACCATGAATCAGATGACCGTTGAAAAAGTTTATACCAACGGTCAACTCCAGTCATCAGCAGCGGATATTGCGGCCGATAACAATACCCTGCGGATTATGAACTTCGCCAATGATACCAAGATTGACCCCCAAGGAAAATTGATCGGGGACCCAACCGAAACGGCTCTAGTTCAATTTGGCTTTGACCACAATTTTGATGTGTGTGAAGTCCTGCAGAGCGAGCCTCGTGTGGCTGAGCTGCCCTTCGATTCGGACCGTAAGCTTATGTCTACTATCCACAAGGAAGCGGACAATTCCTACTTTGTTGCGGTCAAGGGGGCCCCAGACCAATTGCTCAAACGGGTAACTCAGATTGAGGAAAACGGGCAAATTCGTCCGATTACGGATGTGGACAAGAAAGCCATTCTAGCTACCAACAAGGACTTGGCGAAGCAAGCCCTGCGGGTGCTGATGATGGCCTACAAGCGGACGACAGACATTCCGACCTTGGAATCTGAGATTGTCGAAGCTGACCTCATTTTCTCTGGCTTAGTTGGTATGATTGACCCTGAGCGGCCAGAAGCCGCGCATGCAGTTGCGGTCGCCAAGGAAGCTGGTATTCGTCCAATTATGATTACGGGTGACCACCAAGATACAGCCGAGGCTATTGCCAAACGTCTGGGTATTATTGAAGAAGACGGCCGAAGTCATGTCTTGACAGGTGCTGAGCTCAATGAACTGTCAGACGATGATTTCCAAAAGGTCTTTAGGAAATACTCTGTCTATGCGCGGGTATCACCAGAGCATAAGGTGCGGATTGTCAAGGCTTGGCAAAATGAAGGCAAGGTCGTTGCCATGACTGGTGACGGGGTCAACGATGCACCATCCCTCAAGACCGCTGACATCGGTATTGGTATGGGAATTACTGGTACAGAAGTTTCTAAGGGAGCTTCTGATATGGTTCTGGCGGACGATAACTTTGCCACCATTATCGTTGCGGTTGAAGAGGGACGTAAAGTCTTCTCCAACATCCAAAAATCTATCCAATACCTGCTGTCAGCCAATATGGCCGAAGTCTTCACTATCTTCTTTGCCACCCTCTTTGGCTGGGATGTCCTCCAACCTGTTCATCTTCTGTGGATTAATCTGGTAACCGACACCCTACCAGCTATCGCCTTAGGGGTCGAACCAGCAGAGCCTGGTGTCATGAGCCACAAGCCACGTGGTCGCAAGTCTAACTTCTTTGATGGGGGTGTCTTTGGTGCAATTATCTATCAAGGTCTCTTGCAAACGGCTCTGGTTATTGGTATTTATGGCTGGGCCTTGATGTTCCCAGAACATACCGATAGTCAGATGATGCATGCGGATGCTTTGACCATGACCTTCGCAACCCTAGGTCTGATCCAACTCCTCCATGCCTTTAATGTTAAGTCGGTTTATCAATCGATTTTCAAGGTTAGACCATTTAGTAACCCAACCTTTAACTGGGCGATCCCAGTGGCCTTTCTAATTCTCATGATGACTATCGTAATTCCTGGTTTTAACAAGCTCTTCCACGTTACTCACCTCGATACGGCTCAATGGTTAGCTGTTATTGTTGCCAGTCTCCTCATTGTCGTCCTCGTTGAAATAGTCAAGGCTGTTCAAAGGGCCTTAGGACAAGATAAAAAAGCTATATAA
- a CDS encoding IS982 family transposase, with protein sequence MFSVLLTKVSTLYDRFVPYCVRHRRNVHSQKQPDVVIIASYLWAIQEGCRTASAIYRAIRHSLFPNDFPERSRFCRICQNLSQSIQRMRYFMVSSLCETSSFGLIDSFPCALCHPIRNLRASLLSEVANIGYNATKKIHYYGVTFSVLVSDRGFPLDYIVTSASVYDSQVAFELLEHSSIPLIYGDKGYIDKQVKKELANCGITLISQLRKNLADYSWFENYKISRLRQPIETVFSSLEQFGIENLRCRNLRALQFRVEAILLIYSLMLENSQNEFGLSLKYSKAYA encoded by the coding sequence ATTTTTTCAGTTTTGCTAACAAAAGTGAGTACACTTTATGACCGGTTCGTTCCCTACTGCGTGAGGCATCGGCGAAACGTTCACTCACAGAAGCAACCAGATGTCGTTATTATAGCTAGTTATCTCTGGGCCATTCAAGAGGGGTGCCGAACAGCCAGCGCAATTTATCGAGCCATTCGTCATAGCCTTTTTCCTAATGACTTTCCAGAACGTTCCCGCTTTTGTCGGATTTGTCAAAACCTTTCCCAAAGCATCCAACGCATGCGCTACTTTATGGTATCCTCCCTTTGTGAGACCTCTTCATTTGGCCTGATTGACAGTTTTCCCTGTGCCTTATGTCATCCCATCCGTAATCTAAGAGCTAGCCTTTTATCAGAAGTCGCTAACATCGGATACAACGCCACGAAGAAGATTCACTACTACGGGGTGACGTTCTCCGTTTTAGTCAGCGATAGGGGCTTTCCTTTGGATTATATAGTAACGTCAGCCTCTGTTTACGATAGCCAAGTGGCTTTTGAATTACTGGAACACAGCTCTATTCCACTGATTTATGGAGACAAGGGCTATATTGACAAGCAGGTTAAGAAAGAGTTGGCCAATTGTGGTATCACCTTAATTTCTCAACTCAGGAAAAATCTGGCGGACTATTCTTGGTTTGAGAACTATAAAATTAGCCGATTGCGCCAACCGATTGAAACCGTCTTTTCGAGCTTAGAACAGTTTGGTATTGAGAATTTACGCTGTCGAAACCTTCGGGCATTACAGTTTAGAGTAGAAGCTATTTTACTCATCTATTCACTCATGCTGGAAAATAGTCAAAATGAATTTGGGCTGAGTTTGAAATATTCTAAGGCTTATGCCTGA
- a CDS encoding SLC13 family permease — translation MTLQMCLALGILVLMIVMIMSDKFAFGAPPIFACLLLVVTGLSTVQEAFAGFINPSVVMVAGFMVVMAAMMKTSFIARVQEIMLNLVDKGGYRSYALLLLVVMLGASLAGMGSTGYYVLILSLVSMIPYNKKLPTSKLMMQLGFATNHPLIPVNVALTYGLTVTVLHSAGYMHNVSIIQFALVNLVLSLAFLAWSLVAWRLLPDHPMASDADEEIKKEQELAVTMMSPFQEKVTILMFIVSVVGMMMNQLGNIAYVVPGLAAAVILFVGVLDFRSVRDNMGAPVILMMAGVIGVADALSNSGFTKLVGDSIAHSLGGSINPFLLVLLLVFLTSMSATFTGSNMGSVFVFAPIAISTCVSLGWNPTAAAAAAAVVISGWNGGYMPLDGMPAMILGMGSYKLPDFWKFSVPMYFVRIFALTAGAMLFFPL, via the coding sequence ATGACCTTACAGATGTGTCTGGCTCTGGGTATTCTTGTGCTCATGATTGTTATGATTATGTCCGATAAGTTTGCCTTTGGGGCTCCGCCAATTTTTGCCTGTTTACTCCTAGTAGTAACGGGTTTATCAACTGTCCAAGAAGCTTTCGCAGGATTTATCAATCCAAGCGTTGTTATGGTTGCCGGATTTATGGTGGTCATGGCAGCAATGATGAAGACTAGTTTCATCGCAAGAGTTCAAGAGATTATGTTGAATTTGGTTGATAAAGGTGGCTATCGTAGCTATGCCTTATTACTGCTGGTTGTTATGTTAGGAGCTAGTCTTGCTGGAATGGGATCGACAGGTTATTATGTCTTAATCTTATCCTTGGTTTCGATGATTCCATACAATAAGAAACTGCCTACTTCAAAGTTGATGATGCAACTTGGATTTGCAACCAATCACCCTTTGATTCCTGTAAATGTTGCTTTGACCTATGGCTTAACTGTAACAGTCCTGCATTCGGCAGGCTATATGCATAATGTTTCTATTATTCAGTTCGCTCTGGTTAACCTTGTCCTATCCCTTGCTTTTCTGGCTTGGAGCTTGGTTGCTTGGCGCCTGCTACCAGATCATCCAATGGCTTCCGATGCGGATGAAGAAATTAAAAAGGAGCAGGAGTTAGCTGTAACAATGATGTCCCCCTTCCAAGAGAAGGTTACTATTTTAATGTTTATTGTCAGTGTTGTTGGGATGATGATGAATCAATTGGGCAATATTGCCTATGTTGTTCCTGGACTGGCAGCAGCCGTTATCCTCTTTGTCGGTGTCCTTGATTTTCGCTCTGTTAGGGATAATATGGGAGCTCCAGTTATCCTCATGATGGCGGGTGTTATCGGTGTTGCGGATGCCTTATCCAATTCTGGTTTTACAAAATTGGTAGGGGATTCTATTGCCCACTCACTTGGCGGTAGTATCAACCCATTCTTATTGGTTCTCCTACTCGTTTTTCTGACCAGCATGTCAGCTACCTTTACTGGTTCAAATATGGGATCAGTGTTTGTCTTTGCTCCAATTGCAATTTCGACCTGTGTTAGTTTGGGTTGGAACCCAACGGCAGCAGCTGCAGCTGCTGCTGTAGTAATTTCTGGTTGGAACGGAGGCTATATGCCCCTAGATGGGATGCCTGCTATGATACTCGGTATGGGTAGTTACAAGTTACCCGACTTTTGGAAATTCTCAGTTCCAATGTACTTTGTTCGTATCTTTGCTTTAACAGCAGGTGCTATGCTATTCTTCCCACTTTAA
- a CDS encoding DUF1934 domain-containing protein: MQIKIYNTIQMEDQTELIEEIHECQWIQKGGFDYLIHQNSQDEKVVIKLNHEELVMTRFSNPKSVMRFVKDDLDLAAIPTSMGTQRLVTKTKTFDLNREEARLHLTYDLLTEPEATRPLASYDLRIIWGE; encoded by the coding sequence GTGCAGATTAAAATTTACAATACCATTCAGATGGAAGACCAGACGGAGTTGATTGAGGAAATTCATGAGTGCCAGTGGATACAAAAAGGAGGCTTTGACTATCTCATTCACCAAAATAGCCAGGATGAAAAAGTCGTCATTAAGCTCAATCATGAGGAGTTAGTCATGACCCGCTTTTCCAATCCCAAGTCCGTCATGCGCTTTGTCAAGGATGACCTGGACCTTGCGGCCATTCCAACCTCTATGGGGACCCAGCGCTTAGTGACCAAAACAAAGACCTTTGACCTAAATCGTGAAGAAGCAAGACTTCACCTGACCTATGACCTTTTGACTGAACCCGAGGCCACCAGACCCTTAGCCTCCTACGATTTGCGGATAATTTGGGGGGAGTAG
- a CDS encoding HD domain-containing protein: MNEKIFRDPVHNYISVTESLIYDLINTSEFQRLRRIKQLATTSYTFHGAEHSRFSHCLGVYHLANQVVASFEKHYPKDWNSEDSLLTMAAGLLHDLGHGAYSHTFERLFGTDHEAVTQEIITNPATEVNAVLRRVSPDFPDKVASVINHTYPNKQVEQLISSQIDCDRMDYLLRDAYYTGASYGRFDLTRILSVIRPHGNGIAFTINGTHAIEDYLVSRYQMYMQVYFHPASRAMEVLLQNLLKRAKLLYPSQKTYFERTAPCLVPFFEKYYNLQDYLRLDDGVMNTYFQSWMTADDAILADLANRFINRRVFKSVILTEQSQTPLKELKKQVAAIGYDPDYYTAEHKNFDLPYDIYRPEKENPRTQIELLQKDGSLKELSQESDLVKALTGTVHGDKRFYFPAEMLLTDDLFSGEKEDFLSHIKNDVLL; this comes from the coding sequence ATGAATGAAAAGATTTTTCGTGACCCCGTTCACAACTATATATCGGTGACAGAATCCCTGATTTATGACTTGATAAATACCAGCGAATTTCAACGTCTGCGGCGGATTAAACAGTTGGCGACTACCAGCTATACCTTTCATGGAGCTGAGCACAGCCGTTTTTCTCACTGCCTTGGAGTCTATCATTTGGCCAACCAAGTGGTTGCATCTTTTGAAAAGCACTATCCTAAGGACTGGAATAGTGAAGATAGCCTCTTAACCATGGCTGCTGGTCTTCTTCATGACCTAGGCCACGGGGCTTATTCTCATACCTTTGAGCGACTTTTTGGAACAGACCATGAGGCCGTCACCCAGGAAATTATCACCAATCCAGCGACAGAAGTTAATGCTGTCCTGCGACGGGTCTCACCTGACTTTCCTGACAAGGTAGCCAGCGTCATCAATCATACCTATCCCAATAAACAGGTTGAACAGCTGATTTCCAGCCAAATTGATTGTGACCGCATGGACTATCTTCTGAGGGACGCCTACTATACTGGCGCCAGCTATGGTCGCTTTGATTTGACAAGGATTCTCAGCGTCATTCGTCCCCATGGTAATGGCATTGCCTTTACCATCAATGGAACCCATGCGATTGAGGACTACCTAGTCAGTCGCTACCAAATGTATATGCAGGTTTACTTCCACCCCGCTAGTCGTGCAATGGAAGTTCTCCTGCAAAACCTGCTAAAGCGAGCCAAGCTACTCTACCCTAGTCAGAAGACCTATTTTGAAAGAACCGCTCCTTGTCTAGTCCCCTTCTTTGAAAAGTACTATAATTTACAGGACTATCTGCGCTTGGACGATGGGGTCATGAATACCTATTTCCAAAGCTGGATGACTGCTGACGATGCTATCCTGGCTGATTTGGCTAATCGTTTTATTAACCGTAGAGTCTTCAAATCGGTTATTTTAACCGAGCAAAGCCAAACCCCACTCAAAGAGCTGAAAAAACAAGTTGCAGCTATTGGCTACGACCCTGACTACTATACGGCTGAACACAAAAATTTTGACCTGCCCTACGATATCTATCGACCGGAAAAGGAAAATCCCCGCACCCAGATTGAGTTGCTGCAAAAGGATGGTAGCCTCAAGGAGCTGAGCCAGGAATCTGATTTAGTTAAGGCCCTGACAGGAACGGTTCATGGCGACAAACGCTTCTACTTTCCAGCAGAAATGTTGCTAACGGATGACCTATTTTCTGGGGAAAAAGAGGACTTCCTCAGTCATATCAAAAATGATGTCCTGCTTTAA
- the yidA gene encoding sugar-phosphatase — MSIKLVAIDIDGTLVNNERKITPEVYQAIQEAKAAGVKIVITTGRPIAGVQDLLAELKLNEPDNYVITFNGALVQETASGQEVIKDALTYEDYLDIELLATKLGVHSHAVTKDGIYTSNRNIGHYTVHEATLVSMPIFYRTPEENRQREFVKTMYIDEPTILDAAIAKIPKEYYERFTIVKSAPFYLELLNKTSNKGTAVLHLAEKLGISVEETMAIGDEENDRAMLEVVGHPVVMENGNPQLKKIARHITKSNEESGVAYAIRKWVLD; from the coding sequence ATGTCAATCAAACTTGTTGCCATTGATATTGACGGCACCCTAGTCAACAATGAGCGAAAAATCACCCCAGAGGTCTACCAGGCCATCCAAGAGGCCAAGGCTGCTGGTGTGAAGATTGTTATTACAACCGGTCGCCCCATTGCTGGGGTCCAAGACCTCTTAGCAGAGCTTAAATTGAATGAACCTGACAACTATGTCATTACCTTTAACGGAGCCCTGGTTCAAGAGACAGCTAGTGGCCAAGAAGTCATTAAGGATGCTCTGACCTATGAGGACTATCTGGATATTGAGCTGCTAGCCACCAAGTTAGGGGTCCATTCCCATGCTGTCACCAAAGATGGCATTTACACCAGCAACCGCAACATTGGTCACTACACGGTTCATGAAGCCACCCTTGTTAGTATGCCGATTTTCTATCGGACGCCAGAAGAAAATCGCCAGCGGGAATTTGTCAAGACCATGTATATTGATGAGCCGACTATCCTTGATGCAGCCATTGCTAAAATTCCCAAGGAATACTATGAACGCTTCACTATTGTTAAATCAGCTCCCTTCTATCTTGAATTGCTCAATAAGACTTCAAATAAGGGAACTGCTGTCCTCCATTTGGCAGAAAAATTGGGAATTTCAGTTGAGGAAACCATGGCCATCGGTGACGAAGAAAATGACCGAGCCATGTTGGAGGTTGTCGGCCATCCCGTTGTTATGGAAAATGGCAATCCCCAACTGAAAAAAATCGCTCGCCATATCACCAAGTCCAATGAAGAGTCCGGTGTTGCTTACGCCATTAGAAAGTGGGTTTTAGATTAA
- a CDS encoding aminoacyltransferase, with product MYTYKVGISAQQHEDFVKSSGQTNVLQSADWAKVKDNWDNERLGFFEDRDMIASASILIKRLPLGMTILYIPRGPIMDYQDQKIVDFVIKSLKKYARSKHALFIKFDPQLLLKAYKIGEEVEEEPKTLVALDNLQKAGVEWSGRTMAIADSIQPRFQANVYTQEDIKSTFPKHTKRLMKDAQKRGVITSRGTIDDVQAFADVVALTENRKGVALRNYDYFKKMMTIYGDNAYLHLAKVNLPKRLAEYKEQLAQIEKDLSETAENQKKRLTKLTQQKNSVQKYISEFEEFVDKYDDELIIAGILSVRFSNVMEMLYAGMNDEFKKFYPQYSLYPKVFEDAYADGIKWANMGGVEGSLDDGLTKFKSNFNPTIEEFIGEFTIPTSLLYKPAMYAYNKRKQARSNHE from the coding sequence ATGTATACGTATAAAGTCGGAATTTCCGCTCAACAACACGAAGATTTTGTTAAATCCAGTGGCCAAACTAACGTCCTTCAAAGTGCTGACTGGGCCAAGGTCAAGGATAACTGGGACAATGAACGCCTCGGTTTCTTTGAAGATAGGGACATGATTGCTTCTGCTTCCATCTTGATTAAACGTCTGCCACTGGGAATGACCATACTCTATATCCCTCGCGGACCAATTATGGACTATCAAGATCAAAAAATTGTTGACTTTGTCATTAAGTCCCTTAAGAAATATGCGCGCTCCAAGCACGCCCTCTTCATCAAATTTGACCCTCAACTGCTACTTAAGGCCTATAAGATTGGTGAGGAAGTTGAGGAAGAGCCCAAGACTCTAGTTGCCCTAGATAACCTGCAAAAGGCTGGGGTTGAGTGGTCTGGTCGAACTATGGCAATTGCTGATAGTATCCAACCGCGCTTCCAAGCGAATGTCTACACCCAAGAGGACATAAAGTCAACCTTCCCTAAACATACCAAGCGCCTAATGAAGGATGCTCAAAAGCGGGGAGTGATTACCAGCCGTGGAACCATTGATGATGTCCAAGCCTTTGCGGATGTGGTTGCCCTGACTGAAAACCGTAAAGGGGTAGCCCTGCGTAACTATGATTACTTCAAGAAGATGATGACCATCTATGGCGACAATGCCTATCTGCACCTGGCTAAAGTCAACCTGCCTAAGCGTTTGGCTGAATACAAGGAGCAACTGGCTCAGATTGAAAAGGATTTATCAGAAACAGCTGAAAATCAAAAGAAACGCCTAACCAAGCTGACTCAACAAAAAAACTCTGTCCAAAAATACATCAGCGAATTTGAAGAATTTGTCGATAAATACGACGATGAATTGATTATTGCGGGTATCCTGTCAGTCCGTTTCAGTAATGTCATGGAAATGCTTTACGCGGGCATGAATGATGAGTTCAAGAAATTCTACCCTCAGTACTCTCTCTATCCCAAGGTCTTCGAAGATGCCTATGCTGACGGTATCAAATGGGCCAATATGGGCGGTGTCGAAGGAAGTCTAGATGATGGCTTGACCAAATTCAAGTCCAACTTCAATCCGACCATCGAGGAGTTCATTGGAGAATTCACCATTCCAACCAGCCTCCTCTACAAACCAGCTATGTACGCTTACAATAAACGTAAACAAGCAAGGAGTAACCACGAATGA
- a CDS encoding aminoacyltransferase, which yields MSFEILSKEAFETFSQRVAYKSFMQSSQMAELFKKRGYSIAYVGLKADGALQVAALVYSMPMTGGLHMEINSGPFSTDHKYLSDFYQGLKDYAKSEGALELLVKPYDTYQTFDSDGKPIDDERPELIKTLTDLDFSHDGLQTGYPGGEPDWHYVKDMREITADNLMKSFSKKGRPLVKKSKTFGTKLKKLSREELPIFKDITSATSDRRDYTDKDLDYYQDFFDSWGDQAEFMVASLNFQDYADHLKEGQAKLGAKLDKLAQTHANNLESPKYQRQKKELDQQMSTFDKRLEEAQELLDQHGSQDVVLAGSLFVYTKQEAIYLFSGSYTEFNKFYAPALLQEHVMLEAIKRGIPSYNFLGIEGIFDGSDGVLRFKQNFNGYITRKMGTFRYYPSPLKFKALKTIKKVLGRQ from the coding sequence ATGAGCTTTGAAATCTTAAGCAAGGAAGCCTTTGAGACCTTCAGTCAAAGGGTTGCCTACAAGTCCTTTATGCAATCAAGTCAGATGGCTGAGCTCTTTAAGAAACGTGGCTATAGCATTGCCTATGTTGGCCTCAAAGCCGATGGAGCTTTGCAGGTGGCTGCCTTAGTTTATTCTATGCCCATGACGGGTGGCCTCCACATGGAAATCAACTCTGGCCCCTTCTCCACAGACCACAAATACCTGAGTGACTTCTATCAAGGCCTCAAGGACTATGCTAAGAGTGAGGGCGCTCTAGAATTATTGGTTAAACCCTATGACACCTATCAAACTTTCGATAGCGATGGCAAGCCCATTGATGATGAACGTCCAGAGCTGATTAAAACCTTAACTGACCTAGATTTCAGCCACGATGGCCTGCAAACCGGTTATCCTGGTGGCGAGCCTGATTGGCATTATGTCAAGGATATGCGGGAAATTACTGCTGATAACCTCATGAAATCCTTTAGCAAAAAGGGACGGCCCCTGGTTAAAAAATCCAAGACCTTTGGAACCAAGCTGAAGAAACTAAGTCGTGAAGAGCTCCCTATTTTTAAGGACATCACCTCTGCTACTTCTGATCGTCGGGATTACACCGATAAGGATTTAGACTACTATCAAGACTTCTTTGACAGCTGGGGAGACCAGGCTGAGTTCATGGTTGCTAGCCTTAATTTTCAGGATTATGCCGACCATCTCAAGGAAGGACAGGCCAAGCTTGGAGCCAAGCTGGATAAGCTAGCCCAGACCCATGCCAATAATCTGGAATCACCTAAGTACCAACGTCAGAAAAAAGAGTTAGACCAGCAAATGAGCACCTTTGATAAACGTTTAGAGGAGGCTCAAGAATTGCTTGACCAGCATGGCAGTCAAGATGTGGTCCTAGCTGGAAGCCTCTTTGTCTATACCAAGCAGGAAGCCATCTACCTCTTTTCAGGCTCCTATACCGAATTCAATAAATTCTATGCCCCTGCCCTCCTGCAGGAGCATGTCATGCTGGAAGCCATCAAGCGTGGCATCCCCAGCTATAACTTTTTAGGAATCGAAGGTATCTTCGATGGCTCTGACGGCGTTCTACGTTTCAAACAAAACTTCAACGGTTACATCACCCGTAAGATGGGAACCTTTCGCTACTACCCAAGTCCCCTCAAATTCAAAGCCCTCAAGACCATCAAGAAGGTCTTGGGCCGCCAATAA
- a CDS encoding ComC/BlpC family leader-containing pheromone/bacteriocin produces MNKDVLSNFETLDNTQLVKIKGGGDEGYNFWYGIGKWARQQYRGFCNWSNWCKG; encoded by the coding sequence ATGAATAAAGATGTTCTTAGTAACTTTGAAACTTTGGATAATACTCAACTGGTTAAAATAAAGGGTGGAGGAGATGAGGGATATAACTTCTGGTATGGTATTGGAAAATGGGCTCGACAACAATATCGTGGCTTTTGTAATTGGTCTAACTGGTGTAAAGGGTAA
- the tpiA gene encoding triose-phosphate isomerase: protein MSRKPIIAGNWKMNKTAAEAREFIDAVKNNIPSNELVDTVIGAPAIFLEGMKKGVKDTELQVAAQNCYFEDFGAFTGENSPATIAALGVEYVIIGHSERRDYFHETDEEINKKAHAIFKHGMTPILCCGESLETYEAGKTAEWIEGQITADLKGLSAEQVSHLVIAYEPIWAIGTGKSADANIADEICGVVRSTVEKLYGKEVSEAVRIQYGGSVKPENVAEYMAKENVDGALVGGASLQADSFLALLDFVK from the coding sequence ATGTCACGTAAACCAATTATTGCCGGTAACTGGAAGATGAACAAGACTGCAGCAGAAGCTCGCGAATTTATTGATGCGGTTAAAAATAATATCCCATCAAATGAACTTGTTGACACTGTTATCGGTGCACCAGCTATCTTCCTTGAAGGAATGAAAAAAGGTGTGAAAGATACCGAATTGCAAGTTGCAGCCCAAAACTGTTACTTCGAAGATTTTGGTGCTTTTACTGGTGAAAACAGCCCTGCAACTATCGCAGCACTTGGTGTAGAATATGTTATTATCGGTCACTCAGAACGCCGTGATTACTTCCATGAAACTGACGAAGAAATCAATAAAAAGGCTCATGCTATCTTTAAACATGGCATGACTCCAATCCTTTGCTGTGGTGAATCTCTTGAAACTTATGAAGCTGGCAAGACAGCAGAATGGATTGAGGGGCAAATTACTGCCGACCTTAAAGGCTTGAGTGCAGAACAAGTATCTCACTTGGTTATCGCTTACGAACCAATCTGGGCTATCGGGACTGGTAAATCAGCTGACGCGAATATTGCTGATGAAATTTGTGGCGTTGTTCGTTCAACTGTTGAAAAACTTTACGGTAAGGAAGTCTCTGAAGCTGTTCGTATCCAATACGGCGGTTCTGTAAAACCTGAAAATGTTGCCGAATATATGGCTAAAGAAAACGTTGACGGGGCTCTCGTGGGCGGTGCTTCACTGCAAGCAGACAGCTTCTTGGCACTTTTGGACTTTGTAAAATAA